The following proteins are encoded in a genomic region of Trichoplusia ni isolate ovarian cell line Hi5 chromosome 18, tn1, whole genome shotgun sequence:
- the LOC113503148 gene encoding protein suppressor of white apricot-like: MSLKWTGGQSDSGILRKSDFKEKKEDLFVFGYSCKLFRDDDKALHIDQGKHLIPWMGDETLKIDRYDARGALHDLSSLEAPPGGYDFRVELTRSELDVEQLCDEERYRALHTDEDEEEMYKEEELKRLHAAGYGQVGFNYDTPTEPQPPAQPPEVDEEPFTPAPAFRALLPTDTVFPETLKQNAIIEKTAKFIASQGAQMEILIKAKQGDNPQFKFLNRESSLHPYYTSLIALVKGGKWPERKVEVVEEKPPENEEYLHPSLASTVIESAPAIPSIHYKPSADCDYTMLISKMRGEGEGAGAGAADVAPPGTSPPRAPPACIYRAPVMYPKGPDTNHVPPTIPPVLSYQPPPYYQYPPDQKKPTTQDPPLLKSTGLSLMKNYNTDSDSDVSDFDDSSSTDSKDKPTIITPPEDVQIVIDKMASYVARNGDEFADIVRAKNDPRFTFLEPDNQYHAYYRRLMQQKRGIDVNGKDKKKKASAPVSFSIKKLKEPDPILPKPALPYESSSDEDSEKQDKDKQTDKPEEVREPPKVAPQTFPSNDIPPTVVYKIDGQINEEPPVKAAEPVTVVANPTPPPTNTILPEESVSIPKQEPIVTVPPETTQKPLNPVTMQVQNIEPLDKIERCEWERDSPFGMEIDSPQVKENLSPVSRQDTDSPLKRRENPFIMNKESPLKKESPSRRDKESPRRKDSPYRRSPHRRDKKKHRDRKKDYRSKSRDSRRSERKSVEKEKKRERESEKESKKYKPKQEELENEIISLEDNSDDLIDLTGDQSDSKR, from the exons atgtctttaaagTGGACTGGTGGTCAAAGTGACTCCGGTATATTAAGAAAGAGTGATTTCAAGGAGAAGAAAGAAGATCTTTTCGTGTTCGGCTACTCGTGCAAATTGTTCAGGGACGATGATAAAGCCCTTCACATTGACCAAGGCAAACACCTCATTCCGTGGATGGGGGATGAAACGTTGAAAATCGACAG GTATGATGCAAGGGGCGCTCTGCACGACCTGTCATCACTTGAGGCACCTCCGGGAGGCTACGATTTCCGCGTGGAACTCACGAGGAGTGAGCTAGACGTGGAACAGCTTTGTGATGAAGAGAGGTACCGCGCGCTCCACACTGATGAAGATGAAGAAGAAATGTACAAAG AGGAGGAGTTGAAGCGTCTACACGCAGCTGGCTACGGTCAAGTGGGGTTCAACTATGACACCCCCACAGAACCACAGCCTCCAGCGCAACCGCCGGAGGTTGACGAGGAACCGTTCACACCAGCTCCCGCATTCAGAGCACTCCTTCCAACTGATACTGTGTTT CCTGAAACCCTCAAACAGAATGCTATAATAGAGAAGACGGCAAAGTTCATAGCATCCCAGGGTGCTCAGATGGAGATCCTGATAAAGGCAAAACAGGGCGACAATCCACAGTTCAAGTTCCTCAATAGAGAGTCCTCATTACACCCTTATTATACATCACTGATAGCACTTGTGAAGGGTGGGAAGTGGCCCGAGAGAAAAGTTGAAGTTGTTGaag AGAAGCCTCCAGAAAATGAAGAATATCTACATCCGAGTTTGGCGTCGACTGTTATCGAATCT GCTCCAGCGATCCCGTCCATCCACTACAAGCCGTCTGCGGACTGCGACTACACGATGCTGATCAGCAAGATGCGCGGCGAGGGcgagggcgcgggcgcgggcgcggccgacGTGGCGCCGCCCGGGACctcgccgccgcgcgcgccgcccgcctgcATCTACCGCGCGCCCGTCATGTACCCGAAGGGGCCCGACACCAACCATG TGCCTCCAACAATCCCGCCCGTGCTGTCGTATCAGCCGCCACCGTACTACCAGTACCCACCGGATCAGAAGAAGCCAACCACTCAGGATCCACCCCTGCTCAAGTCAACAGGACTCAGTCTCATGAAGAACTACAATACTGACTCAGATTCTGATGTATCCG ACTTCGACGACAGCTCCTCAACGGACAGCAAAGACAAACCAACCATCATCACACCACCGGAAGACGTACAGATAGTGATCGACAAGATGGCGTCTTATGTCGCACGTAATGGCGACGAGTTCGCAGACATCGTGCGCGCTAAGAACGACCCGCGGTTCACATTCCTAGAGCCAGATAACCAGTACCACGCGTACTATAGGCGGCTGATGCAGCAGAAGCGAGGGATCGATGTCAATGGGAAGGATAAGAAGAAGAAGGCTTCTG CGCCCGTGTCATTCTCCATAAAGAAGCTAAAGGAACCAGATCCAATACTTCCAAAGCCCGCGCTGCCGTACGAGTCAAGCTCGGACGAGGATTCCGAAAAGCAGGAcaaagacaaacagacagacaaaccaGAAGAGGTCAGAGAACCGCCGAAGGTCGCCCCTCAAACATTCCCTAGCAACGACATTCCTCCCACAGTCGTATACAAGATAGATGGACAGATAAACGAAGAACCGCCAGTCAAGGCTGCTGAACCTGTAACGGTAGTGGCCAACCCCACACCACCACCCACCAACACCATTCTACCTGAAGAGAGTGTTTCCATACCCAAACAAGAACCAATAGTCACGGTCCCACCAGAAACCACCCAAAAACCATTGAACCCTGTCACCATGCAGGTTCAGAACATAGAGCCGCTTGATAAAATAGAAAGGTGTGAGTGGGAAAGAGACAGCCCTTTCGGAATGGAGATAGACAGTCCACAGGTAAAGGAGAATCTCAGCCCTGTGAGCCGGCAAGACACAGACAGTCCCTTAAAGAGACGGGAGAATCCCTTCATCATGAACAAAGAGAGCCCTTTGAAAAAAGAGAGTCCTAGTAGAAGAGATAAGGAGAGTCCTCGTAGAAAGGATAGCCCTTACAGAAGAAGCCCTCATAGAAGAGATAAGAAGAAACATAGAGATAGAAAGAAGGATTACAGATCTAAAAGCAGAGATTCAAGAAGGAGTGAACGTAAGAGTGTAGAGAAAGAAAAGAAGAGGGAGCGAGAGAGTGAGAAAGAAAGCAAGAAGTACAAGCCCAAGCAAGAGGAGTTGGAAAATGAAATCATATCTTTGGAGGACAATTCtgatgatttgattgatttgactGGAGATCAGTCGGATTCTAAAAGGTGA
- the LOC113503149 gene encoding LOW QUALITY PROTEIN: splicing factor, suppressor of white-apricot homolog (The sequence of the model RefSeq protein was modified relative to this genomic sequence to represent the inferred CDS: deleted 1 base in 1 codon), which produces MSLKWTGGQSDSGILRKSDFKEKKEDLFVFGYSCKLFRDDDKALHIDQGKHLIPWMGDETLKIDRYDARGALHDLSSLEAPPGGYDFRVELTRSELDVEQLCDEERYRALHTDEDEEEMYKEEELKRLHAAGYGQVGFNYDTPTEPQPPAQPPEVDEEPF; this is translated from the exons atgtctttaaagTGGACTGGTGGTCAAAGTGACTCCGGTATATTAAGAAAGAGTGATTTCAAGGAGAAGAAAGAAGATCTTTTCGTGTTCGGCTACTCGTGCAAATTGTTCAGGGACGATGATAAAGCCCTTCACATTGACCAAGGCAAACACCTCATTCCGTGGATGGGGGATGAAACGTTGAAAATCGACAGGT ATGATGCAAGGGGCGCTCTGCACGACCTGTCATCACTTGAGGCACCTCCGGGAGGCTACGATTTCCGCGTGGAACTCACGAGGAGTGAGCTAGACGTGGAACAGCTTTGTGATGAA GAGAGGTACCGCGCGCTCCACACTGATGAAGATGAAGAAGAAATGTACAAAG AGGAGGAGTTGAAGCGTCTACACGCAGCTGGCTACGGTCAAGTGGGGTTCAACTATGACACCCCCACAGAACCACAGCCTCCAGCGCAACCGCCGGAGGTTGACGAGGAACCGTTC
- the LOC113502900 gene encoding eukaryotic translation initiation factor 4E transporter-like isoform X1 codes for MVVKIIKEVLPPAGEVLKKGRRRRRRAGSRASRRRTRLSSSTASAVASIVPEKGSQASCAVHAFLLKYQSAIRMIPAQLPPKVHAGPPSKRVKRVSWREDNGVSTGGGGVGGGGGGGDPAVLAVGPARKPLQYTREQLVRLRNSPLVKRNLENAFAGCEALALVLKRRSDSPNEEDRGARGDAPNENHKGVYGRDRDRERRSADPRERVRKESEPSGGGIVLSPQRRSFTSGCGAPAAAPPAAAAPHLPRARPDSPPAAAPVPAKTTDQGGRRIGSGRIMVRDVPAGAWEEGEYRGAEPYRPPRERERERERDREHSRPNNDRFERRSFGRDSYSSDIKRERDDRFINEKMRDREDNRRSGGRYSNRRHEKEDEPEWFSGGPTSQLETIELRGFDDPPKKNGTANNKETEKWNNSGGSRSPAPERWRETSSPIAQPNNDSANTSNDKDSGVESKSEEPAPNNDQPEFNLDEFLKFDSIPDVLTNGGGESEGGSRFSRWFRRESPTNDAKHYERLLHNMVDEVNHVGGKVHSLEELEARLRPQHTQQQQQQHHNVPDHDLTAFKRLLAQVSGGHAVAAAPEPAPRAPMPQPMSLLQMLNKSMEQQQKQQQQQQQQQQQQQQQQQQQQQQPHIPQELLYKLLQVQQHQQQQQQQQAAAGGGEMGGLGPADRELLQRPEAQAIVRGLKTGEITAQHLMQQLSNPGLQSRHREVLLTILRLHQHQRQMGESPLPGAGHLVVPPHHQPLRLSPLPHQGVPGRIPSPRELAAHTQSIMQNALIKKKLEEQRENYRRRQEMQQPKQATPISFTPTSVLRKMTAEKESDAPSPKQQQWSQPPKIPQGRPIVKGNQSGTAPTIGYASPNDYQQHYMNQQQQMLGGVRPFPHAQQRQQVPNSYNNMNNMARGMAGGTSLHKLLIQSHQRSLNELGAAGGTGGGDNQLARWFSPELLARASAGKLPSVHVPNALSLEDLERHHQPSAPVHN; via the exons ATGGTAGTTAAGATTATTAAAGAGGTGTTACCGCCGGCCGGTGAGGTGCTTAAGAAAGGGCGTCGTAGGAGGCGTAGGGCCGGGAGTAGGGCGTCTAGGCGTCGCACGCGCCTGTCCTCGAGCACAGCCTCTGCTGTAGCCTCTATTGTCCCGGAGAAGGGCTCCCAAGCCTCGTGCGCTGTCCACGCGTTTCTCCTCAAATATCAGAGTGCTATAAGAATGATTCCTGCTCAACTGCCCCCGAAAGTACACGCTGGTCCGCCAAGTAAGAGAGTGAAGCGGGTGTCGTGGC GTGAGGACAACGGCGTGTCtacgggcggcggcggcgtgggaggcggcggcggcggcggcgaccCCGCCGTGCTGGCGGTGGGGCCCGCGCGCAAGCCGCTGCAGTACACGCGCGAGCAGCTCGTGCGTCTGCGGAACTCGCCGCTCGTGAAGCGCAACCTCGAGAACGCGTTCGCTGGCTGTGAGGCGTTGGCGCT GGTACTGAAGAGACGCTCTGATTCGCCGAACGAGGAAGACCGAGGTGCGAGAGGCGACGCGCCCAATGAGAACCATAAg GGCGTGTACGGTCGCGACCGCGATCGCGAGCGTCGCTCGGCGGACCCGCGCGAGCGCGTGCGCAAGGAGAGCGAGCCGAGCGGCGGCGGCATCGTGCTGTCCCCGCAGCGGCGCTCGTTCACGTCGGGCTGCGgggcgccggccgccgcgccgcccgccgccgccgcgccgcacctgccgcgcgcgcgccccgactcgccgcccgccgccgcgcccgtgCCCGCCAAGACCACCGACCAAG GCGGGCGCCGCATCGGTTCCGGGCGCATCATGGTGCGCGACGTGCCGGCGGGCGCGTGGGAGGAGGGCGAGTACCGCGGGGCCGAGCCCTACCGCCCGCCGCGCGAGCGGGAGCGCGAGCGCGAGCGGGACAGGGAGCACAGCCGGCCCAACAACGACAG GTTCGAGCGACGCTCATTTGGTAGAGACTCCTACTCCTCTGATATTAAGAGGGAACGGGACGATCGATTCATCAATGAGAAGATGCGAGACAG AGAGGACAACCGGAGGTCTGGTGGTCGCTACTCTAACCGACGACACGAGAAAGAAGACGAACCCGAATG GTTTAGCGGAGGGCCCACATCTCAGCTGGAGACGATTGAACTGCGCGGTTTCGACGACCCACCCAAGAAGAATGGCACTGCGAACAATAAAGAGACTGAG AAGTGGAACAACAGCGGCGGGTCGCGGTCCCCGGCGCCGGAGCGGTGGCGGGAGACCTCGTCACCCATCGCGCAGCCCAACAACGACTCGGCTAACACCAGCAAT GATAAGGACTCGGGCGTGGAGTCCAAGAGCGAAGAGCCGGCGCCGAACAACGACCAGCCGGAGTTCAACCTCGACGAGTTCCTCAAGTTCGACTCTATACCTGACGTGCTCACT AACGGCGGTGGCGAGTCGGAGGGCGGCAGCCGGTTCAGTCGATGGTTCCGTCGCGAGAGCCCCACCAACGATGCCAAGCATTACGAGCGGCTGCTGCATAATATGGTGGACG aGGTGAACCACGTGGGCGGCAAGGTTCACAGTCTGGAAGAGCTAGAAGCGCGGCTGCGGCCACAGCACacgcagcagcagcagcagcagcatcACAATGTACCTGATCACGATCTCACTGCCTTCAAACGACTC CTGGCGCAGGTGTCGGGCGGCCACGCGGTGGCGGCGGCCCCCGAGCCGGCCCCGCGCGCGCCCATGCCGCAGCCCATGAGTCTGCTGCAG ATGTTAAATAAGAGTATGGAGCAGCAACAAAaacagcagcagcaacaacagcagcagcagcaacaacagcaacagcagcaacaacagcaacaacaacagcCGCACATACCGCAGGAGCTCCTATACAAGCTCTTGCAAGTGCAG CAACACcagcagcagcaacagcaaCAGCAAGCGGCCGCGGGCGGCGGCGAGATGGGGGGGCTGGGGCCCGCCGACAGAGAGCTGCTACAGCGGCCTGAGGCACAGGCCATCGTTCGCG GCTTGAAGACTGGCGAGATAACGGCGCAGCACCTGATGCAGCAGCTCAGCAACCCCGGCCTGCAGAGCCGACACCGGGAGGTCCTGCTCACCATACTGCGGCTGCACCAACACCAGAGACAG ATGGGCGAGTCCCCGCTGCCAGGCGCAGGTCACCTGGTGGTCCCCCCTCACCACCAGCCGCTGCGCCTGTCGCCGCTGCCGCACCAAG GCGTGCCGGGCCGCATCCCCTCTCCGCGCGAGTTAGCCGCGCACACGCAGTCCATCATGCAGAACGCGCTCATCAAGAAGAAGCTGGAGGAGCAGCGCGAGAACTACCGCCGCCGCCAGGAAATGCAGCAGCCCAAGCAGGCCACGCCGATATCCTTCACGCCCACCTCG GTATTACGTAAGATGACCGCAGAGAAAGAGTCTGATGCACCCAGTCCAAAGCAGCAGCAGTGGTCGCAGCCACCCAAGATCCCGCAGGGCAGGCCTATAGTCAAG GGTAACCAAAGCGGCACTGCGCCAACAATCGGCTATGCTTCACCCAATGATTACCAGCAGCATTATATGAATCAACAGCag CAAATGCTCGGCGGAGTTCGTCCCTTCCCACACGCCCAACAGAGGCAACAAGTACCAAATTCA TATAACAACATGAACAACATGGCTCGCGGCATGGCCGGCGGCACCTCTCTACACAAGCTGCTCATCCAGTCCCACCAG
- the LOC113502893 gene encoding protein pxr-1-like — protein sequence MCGVFSCNITCVLAECETEGERAKQQERRRRAAEFLRKVGVDPAAAALPTSSLASAMVDTLESLRKKKAEEEEKKRRRDKRRHRDKREYDSETHRKSKRRKYKSSDENDESDYDNTKKKKRKKERKHSSKNKRKRRKETEEELEEAPVPVNIDLTNTLKELRTSSPTKELGLDIESTLINFLRQQSSDEEVTRDKRRKKEEREYSEGEWSSDSEGDSKSSASGR from the exons atgTGTGGTGTGTTCAGCTGTAACATAACGTGTGTCCTAGCAGAGTGCGAGACGGAAGGCGAGCGCGCCAAGCAGCAGGAGCGGCGCCGCCGAGCCGCCGAGTTCCTCAGGAAGGTCGGCGTcgaccccgccgccgccgcgctgcccaCCTCCTCACTGGCCAGCGCTATG GTAGACACTTTGGAGTCATTGAGAAAGAAAAAGGCagaagaagaagagaagaaACGCCGACGGGACAAGAGAAGGCACAGGGATAAGAGAG aGTATGACAGTGAAACCCACAGGAAGAGCAAGCGCAGAAAGTATAA GTCCTCAGATGAAAATGATGAATCGGATTATGACAA tacaaaaaagaagaaacgCAAGAAGGAAAGGAAACACAGCTCCAAGAACAAGAGAAAACGCAGGAAAGAGACTGAGGAGGAGTTAGAAGAAGCCCCAGTACCTGTCAACATTGACCTCACCAACACCTTGAAGGAGTTAAGGACTTCCTCACCAACTAAAGAACTAGGTCTTGACATCGAGAGCACCTTGATCAACTTCCTCCGACAACAGTCCTCAGACGAAGAGGTAACAAGAGATAAGAGAAGAAAGAAGGAAGAGAGGGAGTACAGCGAAGGGGAGTGGTCGAGTGACAGCGAGGGAGATTCCAAATCATCTGCTAGTGGACGTTGA
- the LOC113502900 gene encoding eukaryotic translation initiation factor 4E transporter-like isoform X2, with translation MVVKIIKEVLPPAGEVLKKGRRRRRRAGSRASRRRTRLSSSTASAVASIVPEKGSQASCAVHAFLLKYQSAIRMIPAQLPPKVHAGPPSKRVKRVSWREDNGVSTGGGGVGGGGGGGDPAVLAVGPARKPLQYTREQLVRLRNSPLVKRNLENAFAGCEALALVLKRRSDSPNEEDRGARGDAPNENHKGVYGRDRDRERRSADPRERVRKESEPSGGGIVLSPQRRSFTSGCGAPAAAPPAAAAPHLPRARPDSPPAAAPVPAKTTDQGGRRIGSGRIMVRDVPAGAWEEGEYRGAEPYRPPRERERERERDREHSRPNNDRFERRSFGRDSYSSDIKRERDDRFINEKMRDREDNRRSGGRYSNRRHEKEDEPEWFSGGPTSQLETIELRGFDDPPKKNGTANNKETEKWNNSGGSRSPAPERWRETSSPIAQPNNDSANTSNDKDSGVESKSEEPAPNNDQPEFNLDEFLKFDSIPDVLTNGGGESEGGSRFSRWFRRESPTNDAKHYERLLHNMVDEVNHVGGKVHSLEELEARLRPQHTQQQQQQHHNVPDHDLTAFKRLLAQVSGGHAVAAAPEPAPRAPMPQPMSLLQMLNKSMEQQQKQQQQQQQQQQQQQQQQQQQQQQPHIPQELLYKLLQVQQHQQQQQQQQAAAGGGEMGGLGPADRELLQRPEAQAIVRGLKTGEITAQHLMQQLSNPGLQSRHREVLLTILRLHQHQRQMGESPLPGAGHLVVPPHHQPLRLSPLPHQAAHTQSIMQNALIKKKLEEQRENYRRRQEMQQPKQATPISFTPTSVLRKMTAEKESDAPSPKQQQWSQPPKIPQGRPIVKGNQSGTAPTIGYASPNDYQQHYMNQQQQMLGGVRPFPHAQQRQQVPNSYNNMNNMARGMAGGTSLHKLLIQSHQRSLNELGAAGGTGGGDNQLARWFSPELLARASAGKLPSVHVPNALSLEDLERHHQPSAPVHN, from the exons ATGGTAGTTAAGATTATTAAAGAGGTGTTACCGCCGGCCGGTGAGGTGCTTAAGAAAGGGCGTCGTAGGAGGCGTAGGGCCGGGAGTAGGGCGTCTAGGCGTCGCACGCGCCTGTCCTCGAGCACAGCCTCTGCTGTAGCCTCTATTGTCCCGGAGAAGGGCTCCCAAGCCTCGTGCGCTGTCCACGCGTTTCTCCTCAAATATCAGAGTGCTATAAGAATGATTCCTGCTCAACTGCCCCCGAAAGTACACGCTGGTCCGCCAAGTAAGAGAGTGAAGCGGGTGTCGTGGC GTGAGGACAACGGCGTGTCtacgggcggcggcggcgtgggaggcggcggcggcggcggcgaccCCGCCGTGCTGGCGGTGGGGCCCGCGCGCAAGCCGCTGCAGTACACGCGCGAGCAGCTCGTGCGTCTGCGGAACTCGCCGCTCGTGAAGCGCAACCTCGAGAACGCGTTCGCTGGCTGTGAGGCGTTGGCGCT GGTACTGAAGAGACGCTCTGATTCGCCGAACGAGGAAGACCGAGGTGCGAGAGGCGACGCGCCCAATGAGAACCATAAg GGCGTGTACGGTCGCGACCGCGATCGCGAGCGTCGCTCGGCGGACCCGCGCGAGCGCGTGCGCAAGGAGAGCGAGCCGAGCGGCGGCGGCATCGTGCTGTCCCCGCAGCGGCGCTCGTTCACGTCGGGCTGCGgggcgccggccgccgcgccgcccgccgccgccgcgccgcacctgccgcgcgcgcgccccgactcgccgcccgccgccgcgcccgtgCCCGCCAAGACCACCGACCAAG GCGGGCGCCGCATCGGTTCCGGGCGCATCATGGTGCGCGACGTGCCGGCGGGCGCGTGGGAGGAGGGCGAGTACCGCGGGGCCGAGCCCTACCGCCCGCCGCGCGAGCGGGAGCGCGAGCGCGAGCGGGACAGGGAGCACAGCCGGCCCAACAACGACAG GTTCGAGCGACGCTCATTTGGTAGAGACTCCTACTCCTCTGATATTAAGAGGGAACGGGACGATCGATTCATCAATGAGAAGATGCGAGACAG AGAGGACAACCGGAGGTCTGGTGGTCGCTACTCTAACCGACGACACGAGAAAGAAGACGAACCCGAATG GTTTAGCGGAGGGCCCACATCTCAGCTGGAGACGATTGAACTGCGCGGTTTCGACGACCCACCCAAGAAGAATGGCACTGCGAACAATAAAGAGACTGAG AAGTGGAACAACAGCGGCGGGTCGCGGTCCCCGGCGCCGGAGCGGTGGCGGGAGACCTCGTCACCCATCGCGCAGCCCAACAACGACTCGGCTAACACCAGCAAT GATAAGGACTCGGGCGTGGAGTCCAAGAGCGAAGAGCCGGCGCCGAACAACGACCAGCCGGAGTTCAACCTCGACGAGTTCCTCAAGTTCGACTCTATACCTGACGTGCTCACT AACGGCGGTGGCGAGTCGGAGGGCGGCAGCCGGTTCAGTCGATGGTTCCGTCGCGAGAGCCCCACCAACGATGCCAAGCATTACGAGCGGCTGCTGCATAATATGGTGGACG aGGTGAACCACGTGGGCGGCAAGGTTCACAGTCTGGAAGAGCTAGAAGCGCGGCTGCGGCCACAGCACacgcagcagcagcagcagcagcatcACAATGTACCTGATCACGATCTCACTGCCTTCAAACGACTC CTGGCGCAGGTGTCGGGCGGCCACGCGGTGGCGGCGGCCCCCGAGCCGGCCCCGCGCGCGCCCATGCCGCAGCCCATGAGTCTGCTGCAG ATGTTAAATAAGAGTATGGAGCAGCAACAAAaacagcagcagcaacaacagcagcagcagcaacaacagcaacagcagcaacaacagcaacaacaacagcCGCACATACCGCAGGAGCTCCTATACAAGCTCTTGCAAGTGCAG CAACACcagcagcagcaacagcaaCAGCAAGCGGCCGCGGGCGGCGGCGAGATGGGGGGGCTGGGGCCCGCCGACAGAGAGCTGCTACAGCGGCCTGAGGCACAGGCCATCGTTCGCG GCTTGAAGACTGGCGAGATAACGGCGCAGCACCTGATGCAGCAGCTCAGCAACCCCGGCCTGCAGAGCCGACACCGGGAGGTCCTGCTCACCATACTGCGGCTGCACCAACACCAGAGACAG ATGGGCGAGTCCCCGCTGCCAGGCGCAGGTCACCTGGTGGTCCCCCCTCACCACCAGCCGCTGCGCCTGTCGCCGCTGCCGCACCAAG CCGCGCACACGCAGTCCATCATGCAGAACGCGCTCATCAAGAAGAAGCTGGAGGAGCAGCGCGAGAACTACCGCCGCCGCCAGGAAATGCAGCAGCCCAAGCAGGCCACGCCGATATCCTTCACGCCCACCTCG GTATTACGTAAGATGACCGCAGAGAAAGAGTCTGATGCACCCAGTCCAAAGCAGCAGCAGTGGTCGCAGCCACCCAAGATCCCGCAGGGCAGGCCTATAGTCAAG GGTAACCAAAGCGGCACTGCGCCAACAATCGGCTATGCTTCACCCAATGATTACCAGCAGCATTATATGAATCAACAGCag CAAATGCTCGGCGGAGTTCGTCCCTTCCCACACGCCCAACAGAGGCAACAAGTACCAAATTCA TATAACAACATGAACAACATGGCTCGCGGCATGGCCGGCGGCACCTCTCTACACAAGCTGCTCATCCAGTCCCACCAG